The Prosthecobacter dejongeii genome contains a region encoding:
- a CDS encoding ATP-binding response regulator, giving the protein MSQASHPPSTPAPSKATQPIPVVSGLQRQAGKEHSASSLSAPPLVLVVDDQSRNLQMVKKVLSSDGFQVVTAESGEEALRCISNHWPDLILLDVAMPEMDGFEVCEQIKANPATQNIPIIFLSGDAGHQSVMTGFAKGGIDYISKPFNKSELLARVRTHVDLHRSQVRNIMQVQERRRTLDLIAHEWHKPLQRISLFLSTVYRDMEEADRPGSMLALSKEAMRETHRMLSSIEGFLHEESSSASAFQDGSSPQGLTTDDLKSMVGKWYVTAKRKLVELALTAPSRPLPIAGLSFAVNQIVDAVLSNAVNFTPHAGRIEVRISEADGLIILRVKDNGPGFSDEYLRRQFQPYMHHKDGSTQPSLGVGLASAKRIADRIKATLTLGNRKRGAGGYVTVTFPSTATKLSDLEPTTEEIPA; this is encoded by the coding sequence ATGTCCCAGGCATCCCATCCGCCCAGCACCCCTGCGCCCAGCAAAGCGACTCAACCCATCCCGGTTGTGTCCGGTTTGCAACGGCAGGCAGGCAAAGAACATTCAGCCTCCTCCCTCAGCGCCCCTCCGCTGGTTTTGGTGGTGGATGACCAATCTAGGAATCTGCAAATGGTGAAAAAAGTGCTCTCCAGTGATGGCTTCCAAGTCGTCACTGCGGAGAGTGGCGAAGAGGCCCTGCGCTGCATCAGCAACCATTGGCCTGACCTCATCCTTCTGGATGTAGCGATGCCTGAAATGGATGGATTTGAAGTCTGCGAACAAATCAAAGCCAATCCGGCCACGCAGAACATCCCGATCATCTTTTTGTCGGGCGATGCGGGCCACCAGTCGGTCATGACCGGTTTTGCCAAAGGCGGCATTGATTACATCTCCAAGCCTTTTAACAAGTCCGAGTTGCTGGCCCGAGTGCGCACCCATGTGGATCTGCACCGCAGCCAAGTGCGCAACATCATGCAAGTGCAGGAAAGGCGACGCACCTTGGATCTCATCGCTCATGAATGGCATAAGCCACTTCAACGCATCTCCCTTTTTCTTTCCACCGTCTATCGGGACATGGAAGAAGCAGATCGTCCCGGCAGCATGCTGGCCCTCAGCAAAGAAGCCATGCGGGAGACACATCGCATGCTCAGCTCGATCGAAGGTTTCCTTCATGAGGAATCTTCAAGCGCCAGTGCATTCCAAGACGGGTCCAGCCCTCAAGGACTCACCACCGACGATTTAAAATCCATGGTGGGCAAATGGTATGTAACGGCCAAGCGCAAGCTGGTGGAACTTGCCCTCACAGCTCCCAGCCGTCCCCTCCCTATCGCGGGTCTTTCCTTTGCCGTGAACCAGATCGTGGATGCAGTGCTTTCGAACGCCGTCAATTTCACCCCTCATGCAGGCCGTATCGAAGTCCGCATCTCTGAAGCGGATGGCCTCATCATCCTGCGCGTGAAGGATAACGGACCCGGTTTTTCAGATGAATACCTGCGCCGTCAGTTCCAGCCCTACATGCATCATAAGGACGGTAGCACCCAGCCGAGCCTAGGCGTCGGCTTAGCTTCCGCGAAACGCATTGCCGACCGTATCAAAGCCACCCTCACTCTTGGCAATCGAAAACGCGGAGCTGGAGGTTACGTCACCGTCACTTTTCCGAGCACGGCCACTAAATTGTCTGATCTCGAACCCACAACGGAAGAGATCCCCGCCTGA
- a CDS encoding DUF4142 domain-containing protein — MKTSFLTAAFAGLAMLATSVSAADSKSSLTPADEKFVKAASQHGMGEVQIAALGVKKGAREDVKALAEKMVLAHTTMNTELTALAKAKGVELSTVTDPADTEILKELENTNTGEAFDKAFLNRLEADHKEAIDLFTEASEDSKDAEVKTWAGKALPDLRNHLDAVQTAIKK, encoded by the coding sequence ATGAAAACATCCTTCCTCACCGCAGCTTTTGCAGGTCTCGCTATGCTGGCTACTTCTGTTTCCGCAGCCGACTCCAAGAGCTCCCTCACGCCTGCAGATGAAAAATTCGTCAAGGCCGCTTCACAACATGGCATGGGCGAAGTTCAAATCGCCGCACTGGGCGTCAAAAAAGGTGCTCGTGAAGATGTGAAAGCCCTGGCCGAAAAAATGGTCTTGGCTCACACCACCATGAACACTGAACTGACTGCCCTGGCCAAAGCCAAGGGTGTAGAGCTTTCGACCGTCACAGATCCTGCAGACACCGAAATCCTTAAAGAACTGGAAAACACGAATACAGGCGAAGCCTTTGACAAGGCTTTCTTGAACCGTCTGGAGGCCGATCACAAAGAGGCGATTGATCTCTTCACGGAAGCTTCTGAAGACTCCAAGGATGCCGAAGTGAAGACCTGGGCAGGCAAGGCTCTGCCAGACCTTCGCAATCATCTGGACGCCGTCCAGACCGCCATTAAGAAGTAA
- a CDS encoding phospholipase D-like domain-containing protein — MLRLPHFAPSLFEDEPQSTGHGLATLALTAAISGTLAVIISKNFLETERKITHHIETDYGVCDEAFARTMSHLLGPPLVAGNKVTLLQNGAEIFPRMLEVIRQAKYSVTFENFVWTKGRIVDQFSAAFAECARRGVKVHFLQDAMGSNCLDSRCMQDMRDAGVEVEIFRRYNLTNFNHRTHRKLLVVDGRIGFVGGVGISDLWDGHGNQSDHWRDTQYEVEGPVVAQMQQAFLDNWMQTRARVLHGDLYFPELFPCGNTPCQIFKSSVSEGADSARLMFLLSIAAARQSIRIVNPYFIPDMLVLHLLKEARERGVSVEIIAPSERIDQRVVRYVGRARWGGLLRRGVRFYEFQPALLHSKYFVVDEQWVSVGSCNLDDRSLCLNEEANLNVWDRQFAQQHFEVFEADKKRSREITWQEWRQRPLREKILGHVAGILRSQL, encoded by the coding sequence ATGCTCCGCCTCCCACATTTCGCTCCATCCCTCTTTGAGGATGAACCTCAAAGCACAGGGCACGGTCTGGCCACACTGGCTCTCACTGCCGCGATTAGCGGCACCCTCGCCGTCATTATCAGCAAGAACTTCCTCGAAACTGAGAGGAAGATCACACATCATATAGAAACTGACTACGGTGTCTGCGATGAAGCCTTCGCGCGCACCATGAGTCACCTTCTCGGCCCGCCATTGGTCGCTGGGAATAAGGTCACTCTCTTGCAAAACGGAGCCGAAATTTTTCCCCGCATGCTCGAGGTCATTCGGCAGGCTAAGTACAGCGTGACCTTCGAGAACTTCGTCTGGACAAAGGGACGGATCGTGGATCAGTTCTCTGCGGCTTTTGCCGAATGCGCCCGACGCGGAGTTAAAGTGCATTTCCTTCAGGATGCCATGGGCTCCAATTGCCTCGACAGCCGCTGCATGCAAGACATGCGTGATGCGGGAGTGGAGGTAGAAATTTTCCGACGCTACAACCTAACTAACTTTAATCATCGCACCCACCGCAAGCTCTTGGTTGTGGATGGTCGCATTGGCTTCGTTGGTGGAGTGGGTATTTCAGACCTGTGGGATGGCCATGGCAACCAAAGTGATCACTGGCGAGATACTCAGTATGAAGTGGAAGGGCCCGTCGTCGCCCAGATGCAGCAGGCTTTCTTGGATAACTGGATGCAGACGCGCGCCCGGGTGCTGCATGGAGATCTTTATTTCCCAGAACTATTCCCCTGCGGCAATACGCCCTGCCAGATCTTCAAGAGCTCCGTCAGTGAAGGTGCAGACAGTGCACGACTCATGTTTCTGCTTTCCATCGCTGCCGCTCGGCAGTCCATCCGCATCGTCAATCCCTATTTCATTCCAGACATGCTCGTGCTGCATTTGCTCAAGGAGGCCAGAGAGCGGGGTGTCAGCGTGGAAATCATCGCCCCGAGTGAGCGTATTGACCAGCGCGTGGTGCGCTATGTGGGACGTGCTCGTTGGGGTGGTTTGCTGCGCAGAGGAGTGCGGTTCTATGAATTCCAGCCGGCCCTGCTTCACAGCAAGTATTTTGTGGTGGATGAACAATGGGTCTCCGTGGGTTCTTGCAATTTAGATGATCGCTCCCTTTGTCTGAATGAAGAGGCCAATCTCAATGTCTGGGATCGTCAATTTGCCCAGCAACATTTTGAGGTTTTTGAAGCTGATAAAAAGCGTTCTCGTGAGATCACCTGGCAAGAGTGGCGTCAACGTCCTCTTCGGGAGAAGATCCTCGGCCATGTGGCGGGTATCTTACGGTCCCAACTTTAA
- a CDS encoding 4-alpha-glucanotransferase, with protein sequence MPTFLPTKKTAALLTPVFAMRRANDMGIGDTRAVLESIDFCASHQFGILQLLPIHETVGDHSPYNPISSRALSPALLTLEPDWVPGLTQETLDSLAPASWLDQLREGPVKHLSVHPLKLQILQEAADHFETQSDHPPELLQSYAEFQLQSSTWLPGYTLFRTLVQEYGGNAHWEQWRPEHHTVAGAENWLATHPERERLEAWRRGFTFIQWVAWRQWLEIRRYADKRGVLLMGEMSFGVSRNSADVWLHPTLFDRDWSMGTRPVSYFDTNKDSERWGQNWGLPPYRWENHRSEDFAWLRGRLQSEAQFFHLCRLDHLRGYFRGYMFPWQGGAQHAEFATLTEEEVKLKTHGLLPRFVPGPDEQENTAQMNDLQGREIISVMQAAAGNMGLIAELMGLMPPYMRQALDDLQVPNLTFPLLEKDADGKLLHQDTFRPLSLVAYGNHDHAPIAAVYSRLHEQNGENAGPSDDLKNLLQFAHWDEPAPESLNSPLLSALQKSLFETPCLIAALMCMDVIGTPQRFNLPGSYGSLTWCERLQMPWAELEKHPVYGPRIQEVERWIQETGRAPVA encoded by the coding sequence ATGCCCACCTTTCTACCCACGAAAAAAACAGCCGCACTGCTCACCCCCGTCTTTGCCATGCGGCGTGCCAATGACATGGGCATTGGCGATACCCGTGCCGTCTTGGAATCCATTGATTTCTGTGCCTCCCACCAGTTCGGCATTCTCCAACTCTTGCCTATTCATGAAACGGTGGGTGACCACAGTCCCTATAACCCCATCAGTTCACGCGCACTATCGCCAGCCTTGTTGACCCTAGAGCCGGACTGGGTGCCTGGACTGACCCAAGAGACTTTAGATTCCCTGGCTCCAGCTTCGTGGCTGGATCAACTTCGTGAGGGACCAGTGAAGCATCTTTCCGTTCATCCACTGAAACTTCAGATCCTGCAGGAGGCCGCCGACCACTTTGAAACTCAGTCAGATCATCCTCCTGAATTGCTGCAGAGTTATGCAGAATTTCAGCTTCAATCTTCGACTTGGTTACCCGGCTACACCCTGTTTCGAACCCTGGTGCAAGAATACGGCGGGAATGCCCACTGGGAGCAGTGGCGGCCTGAACATCATACCGTCGCGGGGGCTGAAAACTGGCTAGCCACCCACCCGGAACGCGAGCGTTTGGAGGCTTGGCGGCGTGGCTTTACCTTCATCCAATGGGTGGCCTGGCGGCAATGGTTGGAAATCCGCCGTTATGCGGACAAAAGGGGCGTCCTTCTCATGGGCGAGATGTCCTTTGGTGTGTCCAGAAATAGTGCGGATGTGTGGCTACACCCCACTTTGTTTGATAGAGACTGGAGCATGGGCACACGGCCAGTGTCGTACTTTGATACCAACAAAGATTCGGAACGCTGGGGGCAGAACTGGGGCCTCCCACCTTATCGGTGGGAAAACCATCGGTCCGAGGACTTTGCCTGGCTGCGAGGGCGCCTGCAATCCGAGGCACAATTTTTCCACCTCTGTCGTCTCGACCATCTGCGCGGCTACTTTCGCGGTTACATGTTTCCCTGGCAGGGTGGTGCGCAGCATGCCGAATTCGCCACCTTAACCGAAGAAGAGGTGAAGCTGAAAACGCACGGGCTGCTGCCACGTTTTGTCCCCGGACCGGACGAACAAGAAAACACCGCCCAGATGAATGATCTGCAAGGGCGTGAAATCATCTCTGTGATGCAGGCGGCCGCTGGAAATATGGGCTTGATCGCTGAGCTCATGGGGCTCATGCCCCCCTACATGCGTCAGGCGCTGGATGACCTGCAAGTGCCGAACCTTACCTTTCCTCTCTTGGAAAAGGACGCCGATGGAAAATTGCTGCATCAGGATACCTTTCGCCCACTCAGCCTGGTGGCGTATGGCAACCATGATCATGCCCCTATCGCAGCGGTTTATAGCCGACTGCATGAACAAAACGGAGAAAACGCAGGCCCGTCCGATGACCTGAAGAATCTTCTGCAGTTTGCCCACTGGGATGAGCCAGCACCTGAAAGCCTCAACAGCCCGCTTCTTTCCGCCCTGCAGAAATCTCTTTTTGAAACCCCCTGTTTGATCGCTGCTCTCATGTGCATGGATGTGATCGGCACGCCCCAACGCTTTAACCTCCCCGGCAGTTATGGCAGCCTCACCTGGTGTGAACGTCTACAAATGCCGTGGGCTGAGTTAGAGAAACATCCTGTGTATGGCCCGCGTATCCAAGAAGTGGAACGGTGGATTCAAGAAACAGGCCGTGCACCCGTGGCATGA
- a CDS encoding response regulator: MSSPTFSKATTRTIMRIAVVDDHSIMRAVYRSLIDDCPELLMAWSASNVEEARLHIEKDEIPDVMIMDVTLPDGLGYDLVKEILHQHPDLPILMVSAHDEKSYVTQAYEAGARGYLVKDSSPAELMDALETVMSGESYFKPALDA, encoded by the coding sequence ATGTCTTCTCCAACTTTTTCCAAAGCTACCACCAGAACCATCATGCGCATCGCGGTGGTAGATGACCACTCCATCATGCGCGCCGTGTATCGGAGCTTGATAGATGACTGCCCAGAACTTCTCATGGCCTGGAGTGCCTCCAACGTTGAGGAAGCGCGGCTGCATATCGAAAAAGACGAGATACCAGACGTCATGATCATGGACGTCACTCTCCCAGACGGTCTCGGTTATGACCTTGTGAAAGAGATCCTTCATCAACATCCCGATTTGCCCATCCTCATGGTCTCTGCCCATGATGAAAAGTCGTACGTCACGCAAGCCTATGAAGCAGGGGCACGAGGTTACCTTGTCAAAGATTCCTCACCTGCAGAACTGATGGATGCCCTGGAGACCGTGATGAGTGGCGAAAGCTATTTCAAACCCGCTCTCGACGCTTAG
- a CDS encoding ABC1 kinase family protein, with protein MTLSLNPEHLKRYKQVLTLMVKYGHGDLVKSAPIVDDPLDFAPPPPVPPGAKELAKDLEALGPTFIKLGQLLSTRSDFIPPAYMEALSMLQDNIQPFPYEKVEAIVNVEIGARISKAFQSFDPVPMAAASLGQVHYAVLRSGQEVAVKVQRPDVREQVATDLAAIGEIAEFLDKHTETGKRFEFTKIVSELRKALLRELDYREEAQTMRLMREKLSDFKRLVIPAPVDDYSSGRVLTMEYVDGSKITKLHPIARMEVDGHALAEEVFRSYLHQILILGIFHADPHPGNVFLTADNSKVALLDFGMIARVGPQMQDQLLKLLLAISEGQSDRAAAVAQAMGTEKDHFDEASFLRDIAEIVSQQQGATVQNLEVGKIVMHVTQVAARTGLSLPEELTMLGKTLLNLDLVGRTLDPTFDPNESIRRNSAELMRAKTFKSLSPGNLLNSLLDAKELIEKLPGRLNQFLEVVANNKLKIHLDTIDEKVVMTGLQKVANRITLGLILASLIVGASMLMRIETSFRIFGYPGFAMLLFLLACGGGLSLAWQIMKSDMRS; from the coding sequence ATGACTCTATCCCTCAATCCAGAACACCTGAAGCGTTACAAGCAAGTGCTGACTTTGATGGTCAAGTATGGCCATGGAGACCTCGTTAAAAGTGCTCCGATTGTGGATGATCCGCTGGACTTTGCACCCCCGCCGCCCGTGCCACCTGGGGCGAAAGAACTGGCCAAAGATCTGGAAGCGCTAGGACCCACTTTTATCAAACTGGGGCAGCTCCTTTCGACCCGCTCAGACTTCATTCCTCCTGCATACATGGAGGCACTGAGCATGCTTCAAGATAACATCCAACCCTTCCCGTATGAGAAGGTGGAAGCGATTGTGAATGTGGAGATTGGCGCACGGATTTCGAAGGCGTTTCAGTCCTTTGATCCAGTTCCGATGGCGGCTGCATCCTTGGGGCAGGTGCATTATGCGGTGCTGCGTAGCGGGCAGGAAGTGGCTGTGAAGGTGCAGCGGCCTGATGTGCGAGAGCAGGTGGCCACAGACTTGGCTGCGATTGGGGAGATCGCCGAATTTCTGGATAAGCATACAGAGACGGGGAAGCGTTTTGAATTCACCAAGATCGTCAGTGAACTGCGCAAGGCGCTGCTAAGGGAGCTGGACTACCGTGAGGAGGCGCAGACAATGCGGCTCATGCGGGAGAAGCTCTCTGACTTCAAACGTTTGGTCATCCCCGCACCGGTGGATGACTACTCCTCAGGCCGGGTCCTGACCATGGAGTATGTGGACGGCAGCAAGATCACCAAGTTGCACCCGATCGCACGCATGGAGGTGGATGGGCATGCTCTGGCTGAGGAAGTCTTTCGTTCCTACCTGCATCAAATTCTGATCCTGGGAATCTTCCATGCCGACCCGCATCCAGGGAATGTTTTTCTGACAGCAGATAATAGCAAGGTGGCCTTGTTAGACTTCGGCATGATTGCCCGCGTAGGGCCGCAGATGCAGGATCAGTTGCTGAAGCTGCTGCTGGCCATCAGTGAAGGTCAGAGTGACCGTGCTGCGGCCGTGGCCCAGGCGATGGGAACGGAAAAAGATCATTTTGATGAGGCTAGTTTCCTTCGGGATATTGCGGAAATCGTCAGTCAGCAACAAGGCGCAACGGTGCAAAATCTGGAAGTGGGTAAGATCGTCATGCACGTGACTCAAGTCGCCGCACGCACTGGTCTAAGCTTGCCAGAAGAGCTGACCATGCTGGGCAAGACACTGCTGAATCTAGATTTGGTAGGACGCACGCTGGACCCTACTTTTGATCCCAATGAGTCCATTCGCCGCAATTCGGCTGAACTCATGCGCGCGAAGACCTTCAAGAGCCTTTCCCCTGGCAACCTCTTGAACTCTTTGTTGGATGCGAAGGAATTGATCGAAAAACTACCTGGGCGCCTGAACCAATTTTTGGAAGTGGTGGCTAACAACAAGTTGAAGATCCATCTCGACACGATTGATGAAAAAGTGGTGATGACGGGACTGCAAAAAGTGGCCAATCGAATCACATTAGGTCTCATTCTAGCCTCGCTCATCGTGGGGGCCTCCATGCTGATGAGGATCGAGACCAGCTTCCGTATTTTTGGCTACCCCGGTTTCGCCATGCTGCTCTTCCTTCTGGCCTGTGGCGGGGGCCTCTCTTTGGCCTGGCAGATCATGAAGAGTGATATGAGGTCGTGA
- a CDS encoding RNA polymerase sigma factor codes for MKIAPTSSFTDMDDEALMACLAAKEPNALWVVHQRYHSILKSIIISVIHDETEADDVLQEVFIQIWTNAANYSVEKGKAAGWLITLARRRAIDRLRQRHSYQMATERLEKASKPSNAYEIESAQHDIENHDIRNYLNSLLQTLPVAQKEVVVLAHLHGMSQRQIAAAISLPLGTVKTRLELGMRKLCHIAGGMQHKVM; via the coding sequence ATGAAAATCGCCCCGACCTCCTCCTTCACTGACATGGACGACGAAGCCCTCATGGCCTGCCTCGCAGCCAAAGAGCCAAACGCTCTGTGGGTAGTGCATCAGCGTTATCACTCCATTTTGAAGTCCATCATCATCTCCGTCATTCATGACGAAACCGAAGCTGACGACGTGCTTCAAGAGGTCTTCATCCAGATCTGGACAAATGCAGCCAACTACTCGGTCGAAAAAGGCAAGGCTGCTGGCTGGCTCATCACCTTGGCACGTCGCCGCGCTATTGATCGCCTCCGCCAGCGTCACTCCTACCAGATGGCTACTGAGCGGTTGGAAAAAGCCTCGAAGCCATCGAATGCTTACGAAATCGAAAGCGCTCAGCATGACATCGAGAACCACGACATCCGCAATTATCTCAACAGCCTGCTGCAGACACTGCCGGTCGCGCAGAAGGAAGTCGTCGTGCTCGCCCACCTTCACGGCATGAGCCAGCGGCAGATCGCCGCCGCCATCAGCCTACCATTAGGCACGGTGAAAACCCGCCTGGAATTGGGCATGCGTAAGCTCTGCCACATCGCGGGTGGAATGCAGCATAAAGTGATGTAA
- a CDS encoding endonuclease/exonuclease/phosphatase family protein, protein MNEAVPVQARCLRVMTYNVHGCVGTDGFLDESRIAAVIAAAAPDVVALQELDVERRRSRGVHQVRHLANSLKMEYHFHPTLHHLSEQYGDAVLSRLPMTLLRQGMLPTSSSRLAFEPRGALLVELEVEGRPVHLLNTHLGLSWSERLAQVTALLGPDWMKGSLNTHPFVLCGDLNALPGSLVYRTLTRQLKDVQRWTLRSWPRSTFPSRWPVTRLDYIFMNRHFTARKVEVPNNRQTQVASDHLPLIADLVLNSEA, encoded by the coding sequence ATGAATGAAGCCGTGCCAGTGCAAGCCCGGTGCCTGCGAGTGATGACTTATAATGTGCATGGCTGCGTGGGCACGGATGGTTTTTTGGATGAGAGCCGCATCGCAGCGGTCATTGCGGCCGCAGCTCCAGATGTGGTAGCTCTGCAAGAGTTGGACGTGGAGCGCCGACGCAGCCGGGGTGTTCATCAAGTGAGACATTTGGCCAATTCTCTGAAAATGGAGTATCATTTTCATCCCACATTGCATCATCTTTCAGAGCAGTATGGAGATGCGGTGCTGAGTCGCCTGCCGATGACGTTGCTGCGGCAAGGGATGCTGCCCACATCTTCTTCACGTTTAGCTTTTGAGCCACGCGGAGCTTTGCTGGTGGAGCTAGAGGTGGAGGGGAGGCCGGTGCACTTATTGAACACGCATCTCGGGCTGAGTTGGAGTGAGCGTTTGGCTCAGGTCACAGCCCTTTTAGGGCCCGACTGGATGAAGGGTAGTCTCAATACGCATCCTTTTGTGCTGTGTGGGGACCTCAATGCTCTGCCGGGGTCATTGGTCTATCGCACGCTGACTAGACAGCTCAAGGATGTGCAGCGCTGGACGTTGCGCTCTTGGCCGCGCTCTACCTTTCCATCGCGCTGGCCAGTGACGAGGTTAGACTATATTTTTATGAATCGGCATTTCACCGCCCGGAAAGTAGAAGTGCCCAACAATCGACAGACTCAGGTAGCGTCCGATCATTTACCGTTGATTGCGGACTTGGTGCTGAATAGCGAGGCGTAG